A single window of Rhipicephalus microplus isolate Deutch F79 chromosome 5, USDA_Rmic, whole genome shotgun sequence DNA harbors:
- the PQBP1 gene encoding poly-glutamine tract binding protein 1, translating to MPLPPALLARLKKRGIVKASEAEPSAADQPEEEVIAEDYDDIIRPVGGGETRIGGPIPGCPNKWNLYHECSAFCQKHWGAGKLKESPRTERKRLRMLRKYPLPEGWCELYDPGTGRHYYWREGSEDVTWMPPRHPRAKISLPAEKLRELISDADDGQELDSAGSEDDMLDEDEVPLPPRRSRESVSSKGSSHGRSDRRGDRSRSNDLDPMDPAAYSDVPRGKWSTGLEKSNEAKTGADTTASGPLYQMRPYPSPGAVLRLNAGNRQKQSDDEEDDD from the exons ATGCCTCTTCCACCAGCTCTTCTGGCAAGATTAAAGAAGCGCGGGATTGTAAAAGCCAGCGAAGCCGAACCATCGGCAG CTGATCAGCCAGAGGAGGAGGTCATTGCTGAAGACTATGATGACATTATTCGACCTGTGGGAGGTGGGGAGACACGTATAGGCGGGCCCATCCCAGGATGCCCCAACAAGTGGAACTTGTACCATGAATGCAGTGCATTCTGTCAAAAGCACTGGGGTGCTGGCAAGCTGAAGGAGTCGCCTCGCACCGAGCGCAAGCGCTTGCGTATGCTCCGAAAGTACCCACTGCCAGAGGGCTGGTGCGAGCTGTATGATCCTGGCAC GGGCAGGCACTACTACTGGAGGGAAGGGAGCGAGGATGTCACCTGGATGCCACCTCGGCACCCAAGGGCAAAAATTTCATTGCCAGCGGAGAAGCTCAGAG aactCATATCGGATGCAGATGATGGTCAGGAACTTGACAGTGCA GGCTCAGAAGATGACATGCTAGATGAAGATGAGGTTCCGCTTCCACCCCGGCGCTCTCGTGAATCTGTGAGCTCTAAAGGATCATCGCATGGCCGTTCGGATCGTCGTG GTGACAGATCACGCAGCAACGACCTTGACCCAATGGATCCTGCTGCATACTCGGATGTTCCACG AGGGAAGTGGTCTACAGGCCTGGAGAAAAGCAACGAAGCCAAGACAGGTGCTGACACGACTGCAAGTGGGCCACTTTACCAAATGCGCCCATACCCTAGTCCCGGTGCTGTCCTTCGCCTAAACGCTGGCAACCGTCAGAAGCAATCTGACGATGAAGAGGACGATGACTAG
- the LOC119174990 gene encoding coagulation factor IX produces MPPSWRSLKTPVRPRQLLKSRSTSGQARDEPRKAVVMLLVLVASLLGHATSHAELPWSRVAPGVSAEACHSAPGSDDRLYWLRDGQRLPSPTPDRFWEPGAYLCVREGNRTVSLLRALLVSEEDDLCGDRSRRRRVADGVRARNAPWVAQLLVSGRFACGCSLIAQRWALTAAHCLPERDDAQLAVLLGATRQSGPRIGVLRAVPHPGYVRGTPSREHDVALLLLERRSQRLTVACLPPAESYLERFSQGVLFGWGRVGPRGGPALKLQEASLPIVTSRERCEAAVEHLARTAFCAGFGEAYRADACEGDSGGPLVGFADGRPVLLGVVSWGHACARPFTFGVYTRVDSYLAWIRGHVTNASEARSPSLT; encoded by the coding sequence ATGCCACCCAGCTGGAGGTCGTTAAAAACGCCTGTTCGACCGAGGCAACTTTTGAAATCGAGGTCAACCAGCGGGCAGGCGCGTGACGAGCCCCGCAAGGCGGTAGTCATGCTGCTCGTGCTCGTGGCCTCCCTCCTGGGCCATGCGACGAGCCACGCCGAGCTGCCCTGGTCGCGAGTGGCGCCCGGTGTATCCGCAGAAGCGTGCCACTCGGCGCCCGGCTCGGACGACCGACTCTACTGGCTCCGCGACGGCCAGCGGCTGCCGTCCCCGACGCCCGACCGGTTCTGGGAGCCCGGCGCCTACCTGTGTGTGCGTGAAGGGAACCGCACGGTTAGCTTGCTGCGCGCTCTGCTCGTGTCGGAAGAGGACGATCTCTGCGGCGACCGAAGTCGCCGACGTCGCGTGGcggacggcgtccgcgcgcgcaACGCGCCTTGGGTGGCGCAGCTGCTGGTGTCCGGGCGCTTCGCGTGCGGCTGCAGCCTGATCGCCCAGCGGTGGGCCCTCACGGCCGCCCACTGCCTGCCGGAACGGGACGACGCCCAGCTGGCCGTGCTGCTGGGAGCGACGCGCCAGAGCGGCCCGCGGATCGGCGTGCTGCGCGCCGTGCCACATCCGGGCTACGTGCGCGGGACCCCGTCGCGAGAGCACGACGTCGCCCTGCTGCTGCTGGAACGGCGCTCCCAGCGTCTGACCGTGGCCTGCCTGCCTCCCGCGGAGAGCTACCTCGAGCGCTTCTCTCAGGGCGTCCTCTTCGGCTGGGGCCGCGTCGGACCCCGCGGAGGACCCGCGCTTAAGCTGCAAGAGGCGTCGCTGCCCATCGTCACCAGCCGCGAGCGCTGCGAGGCAGCCGTGGAGCACTTGGCGCGCACGGCGTTTTGCGCGGGCTTCGGCGAGGCTTACCGCGCCGACGCCTGCGAAGGAGACAGCGGAGGGCCTCTGGTCGGCTTCGCGGACGGGCGACCTGTGCTCTTGGGCGTCGTCAGCTGGGGACACGCGTGCGCCAGGCCCTTCACCTTCGGCGTGTACACGCGCGTGGACAGTTACTTGGCCTGGATCCGGGGCCACGTCACGAACGCTTCAGAAGCCCGATCACCCTCACTGACATAA
- the LOC119174989 gene encoding uncharacterized protein LOC119174989 gives MFRVVEGQHGVTRVYRVSTNELVCTVKEKSTTSKTNGPPPCPPRLRSPRRSAPCAVNGKVPEVSKERFLSLLELRPINGECGPRPVVERLPADCDGGEWPGAQAAVANYSKYCCSRGRLHALTLPSLPHPVVYRARQQHRYLGHQYSFNKRDRWKRMRELRTGLSRRALRQLDKCKDLRVMVRRLTPSEVALWTKGHMRLGRTPLRELPSFSRPVRCVLPDVVQLNGLKVAKRVRGVRDRRPRPGAPTLSQASSPLL, from the coding sequence ATGTTTCGGGTCGTCGAGGGGCAGCATGGCGTAACGCGCGTCTATCGGGTTAGCACCAACGAGCTCGTCTGCACCGTTAAGGAGAAAAGTACTACGTCCAAGACCAATGGTCCACCGCCGTGTCCACCCCGCCTGCGCAGTCCTCGCCGAAGCGCTCCTTGCGCCGTCAACGGCAAGGTGCCCGAGGTGAGCAAGGAGCGGTTCTTGTCCCTTCTCGAATTGCGGCCGATCAACGGCGAGTGTGGTCCGCGGCCCGTGGTCGAACGCCTGCCAGCAGATTGCGACGGCGGCGAGTGGCCAGGTGCCCAGGCGGCCGTCGCCAACTACAGCAAGTACTGCTGCTCGCGAGGGCGTCTACACGCACTGACGCTGCCGTCGCTGCCCCACCCTGTTGTTTACCGTGCGAGACAGCAGCACCGTTACCTGGGTCACCAGTACAGCTTCAACAAGCGTGATCGCTGGAAGCGCATGCGTGAACTCCGCACTGGTCTGAGCCGTCGTGCTCTGCGCCAGCTGGACAAATGCAAAGACCTGCGTGTCATGGTGCGCCGTTTGACGCCGTCGGAGGTGGCGCTTTGGACGAAAGGCCACATGCGTTTGGGCAGGACTCCTCTGCGGGAGCTTCCCAGCTTCTCGCGGCCCGTGCGTTGTGTGCTTCCGGACGTGGTGCAGTTGAACGGACTCAAGGTGGCCAAGCGTGTTCGTGGTGTCCGCGATCGCCGCCCACGGCCCGGCGCGCCTACGCTGTCACAGGCCTCTTCACCGCTATTATGA